The following are encoded in a window of Bacillus sp. SORGH_AS_0510 genomic DNA:
- a CDS encoding YceG family protein, with amino-acid sequence MYPPLNQLNVHPVSLTYENWLDLLNKPLPERPNYSIDNGTIHIGQVLGEFLGIPIDTDEYYNQLFDYVNTEEWGIQLLSEDSLDKTINNSHFKSIQKVINLNQEQRLSINRFTAFLDGEQLLLKSNVPVIHRKLREAMISTLELFATIEKDGLNNHELRRVLVDMVKWSINHLQPQLEDADPERSMPKFLWYGNFKKSHQYFLYYLIKLGCDVVVFHPEAKDILAEIIPEVVFTHHFPNQLPADPFPKEKRNRKSTIAYRASKEIETILNQEGSGLYKPWQLREYTPSSITLKTTYDELFILCKEIAMIRPDFEVGGGQVKIPSIFAKVQGVSKNRKEYWDRLQSLSQLEHSYLIRNLPFTMQSNSDFRFHYRNALGRDGLLDPEKMMQAHYWPYSFLASGLQKGIAHAIRKICENPGLKPLHMESLEDVKMYLFTQALFMPKRITQLLERFDYSQHVPKLIIYNNELSGMLSRSDAALLLLLNRFGIDIILYNPPGHNDIENYIDERLFDKHWLEEMVFDLEYKEPSVFKKGLLQGILKNLRGD; translated from the coding sequence ATGTATCCACCATTAAATCAATTAAACGTCCATCCTGTATCCCTAACATATGAAAATTGGCTAGATCTGTTAAATAAACCATTACCAGAACGACCTAATTATTCAATAGACAATGGAACAATCCATATCGGTCAAGTACTAGGGGAATTTTTGGGGATACCAATTGACACAGATGAATATTACAACCAGTTATTTGATTATGTAAACACGGAGGAATGGGGCATTCAGTTGTTAAGTGAAGATTCGCTTGACAAGACGATTAATAATTCGCACTTTAAGTCCATTCAAAAAGTGATTAATCTTAATCAAGAACAGAGACTTTCTATTAATCGCTTTACAGCTTTTCTTGATGGTGAGCAACTCTTGTTAAAGTCCAATGTCCCAGTTATTCACCGGAAGTTAAGGGAAGCGATGATTTCAACCCTTGAATTATTCGCAACCATTGAGAAGGATGGGTTAAATAATCACGAACTTCGCAGGGTACTCGTTGATATGGTAAAGTGGTCAATTAACCACCTACAGCCGCAATTAGAAGATGCAGATCCAGAGAGGTCTATGCCTAAGTTTTTGTGGTATGGCAATTTTAAGAAAAGTCATCAATATTTCTTATATTACCTAATCAAACTCGGATGTGATGTGGTTGTATTTCACCCTGAGGCTAAAGATATTTTAGCTGAGATCATCCCTGAGGTAGTTTTTACACATCACTTTCCTAATCAGCTTCCTGCCGATCCTTTTCCTAAGGAAAAACGGAACAGGAAATCAACCATTGCCTATCGAGCTTCAAAAGAAATTGAAACCATCTTAAATCAAGAAGGTTCAGGCCTGTATAAACCGTGGCAATTAAGAGAATATACTCCGTCATCTATTACGTTAAAAACTACATATGATGAGCTATTTATCCTTTGTAAAGAAATAGCGATGATACGACCTGATTTTGAGGTGGGTGGGGGGCAAGTGAAAATACCCTCAATATTTGCAAAAGTACAAGGTGTAAGTAAGAATCGTAAAGAATATTGGGACCGTCTTCAATCACTTAGTCAATTGGAGCACAGCTATCTTATTCGCAATTTACCATTTACCATGCAAAGTAACAGTGATTTCCGATTCCACTATCGAAATGCCCTAGGCAGAGATGGTTTACTTGACCCTGAAAAAATGATGCAGGCACACTATTGGCCCTATTCCTTTTTGGCATCGGGTCTTCAAAAAGGAATTGCTCATGCTATTCGAAAAATTTGTGAGAATCCAGGCTTAAAACCACTACACATGGAAAGTTTAGAAGATGTAAAAATGTATTTATTTACTCAGGCATTGTTTATGCCAAAGAGAATCACACAATTGCTTGAGAGATTTGACTATTCCCAGCATGTTCCTAAATTGATTATTTATAATAATGAGTTATCCGGTATGCTTTCAAGATCGGATGCAGCATTACTTTTGCTTTTAAATCGATTTGGGATTGATATCATCCTCTATAATCCACCAGGCCATAATGACATAGAAAATTATATTGATGAACGATTATTTGATAAACATTGGCTTGAAGAGATGGTGTTTGATTTGGAATACAAGGAACCATCTGTATTTAAAAAGGGGCTATTGCAAGGAATATTAAAAAACTTAAGGGGAGATTAA
- a CDS encoding toxic anion resistance protein: MMPISDNDKLSETKASDIKLALRKEPEVQNLARTIDERDQIQVLEFGKEPAVQISRFSDQILSNMRTTKVEDSGELLKQLGRIMDKFDAKDFQKTSGGIFGKLFKKGEKMVEKLFGKYQTMGSEIDKIYVEISKYQHEMVDSTNTLEQMYEQNYQYYLTLEKYVVAGEMKVEELKNNQLPQLESRVSSGDQLASMQLDSLKNVIELLEQRIYDLEMAKMVALQTAPQIRLLQRGNTKLIGKINSAFVTTIPIFKNGLIQAVAAKRQKLVADSMSELDRRTNEMLLKNAQNISQQSTDIARLAGGPSIKIETIEESWNIIIKGMQETKAIEEENKRLRAEGTKRLEQLQENFKKIKQA; this comes from the coding sequence ATGATGCCAATAAGCGACAATGACAAGCTATCCGAAACTAAAGCTTCTGATATTAAGCTTGCACTCCGTAAAGAACCAGAAGTGCAGAATTTAGCCCGTACGATTGATGAACGTGATCAAATTCAGGTCTTGGAATTTGGGAAAGAACCTGCCGTACAAATTTCACGTTTTTCTGATCAGATTTTAAGCAATATGCGAACAACCAAGGTAGAGGATTCTGGAGAATTACTTAAACAGCTGGGACGCATCATGGATAAATTTGATGCGAAGGATTTCCAAAAAACATCCGGTGGTATTTTTGGAAAGCTTTTTAAAAAGGGCGAAAAAATGGTAGAGAAGCTTTTTGGAAAATATCAGACGATGGGCTCTGAGATAGACAAAATTTATGTGGAAATTTCGAAATACCAACATGAGATGGTTGACTCAACGAATACGCTTGAACAAATGTATGAGCAAAACTATCAATATTATTTGACACTTGAAAAGTACGTTGTTGCAGGAGAGATGAAAGTAGAGGAGCTAAAGAACAATCAGCTTCCACAGCTAGAATCACGGGTTTCTTCTGGTGACCAACTTGCTTCAATGCAGTTGGATTCATTAAAAAATGTGATTGAGCTATTAGAGCAAAGAATCTATGACTTAGAAATGGCGAAAATGGTAGCTTTACAAACTGCACCGCAAATCCGTCTATTGCAACGAGGGAACACCAAGCTGATTGGAAAAATTAATTCCGCCTTTGTTACGACAATCCCAATCTTTAAAAATGGATTGATTCAGGCAGTTGCTGCGAAGCGCCAAAAACTTGTTGCGGATTCCATGAGTGAACTTGATCGAAGAACGAATGAAATGCTTCTTAAAAATGCTCAAAATATTTCACAGCAAAGTACGGATATAGCTAGGCTCGCAGGTGGTCCAAGTATAAAAATTGAGACAATTGAAGAGAGCTGGAATATTATCATCAAGGGCATGCAGGAAACAAAAGCAATTGAAGAAGAAAATAAGCGGTTACGTGCTGAAGGGACAAAACGCTTAGAACAGCTACAGGAAAACTTTAAGAAAATAAAACAAGCTTAA
- a CDS encoding TerD family protein: MAINLQKGQRVDLTKGNPGLTKVLVGLGWDPVQSGGGGGLFGGLFGGGGAPNVDCDASVIMLGANDKLQNNKDVIYFGNLKSNDGSVQHSGDNLTGDGDGDDEQIMIDLSRVPGNIQKLVFVVNIYDCVKRKQHFGMIRNAFIRVVNPSNNLELIHYNLTDNYSGLTCLVTGEIYRHGNDWKFAAIGSGTTAASLSEVVRSYS; the protein is encoded by the coding sequence ATGGCTATTAACTTACAAAAAGGTCAACGTGTAGATTTAACGAAAGGGAACCCTGGACTTACAAAGGTCTTGGTAGGATTAGGCTGGGATCCTGTTCAAAGTGGAGGCGGTGGCGGCCTCTTTGGTGGTCTATTCGGTGGAGGTGGGGCTCCTAACGTTGACTGCGATGCATCTGTAATTATGCTAGGGGCAAATGATAAGCTTCAAAATAATAAAGATGTGATCTATTTTGGAAATTTAAAAAGTAATGATGGCAGCGTACAGCACTCTGGAGATAACCTGACAGGTGACGGTGACGGCGATGACGAGCAAATTATGATTGATCTGAGCAGAGTCCCTGGAAATATTCAGAAGCTAGTTTTTGTTGTCAATATCTATGACTGTGTAAAGAGAAAACAACACTTTGGTATGATTCGAAATGCATTCATAAGAGTAGTTAATCCATCTAACAATCTGGAGTTAATCCACTACAATCTTACTGACAATTATAGCGGTTTAACTTGTTTAGTAACGGGTGAAATCTATCGCCATGGAAACGACTGGAAGTTTGCGGCGATCGGAAGCGGTACAACAGCTGCAAGCTTAAGCGAAGTAGTTCGCTCTTATAGTTAA
- a CDS encoding TerD family protein has product MGINLSKGQRIDLTKTNPGLTKVIIGLGWDTNRYHGGHDFDLDASAFLTDENSRVIHDTDFIFYNNLVHTSGAVEHTGDNRTGEGDGDDEQIKIDFSKVPPHVHRIAITVTIHDAEARNQNFGQVSNAFARVVDEESNREVLRFDLGEDFSVETAVVICELYRHNGDWKFNAVGSGFAGGLAALCKNFGLEV; this is encoded by the coding sequence TTGGGGATTAATTTATCAAAGGGCCAAAGAATTGATTTAACCAAAACCAATCCAGGCTTAACTAAAGTAATTATTGGACTAGGGTGGGATACTAACCGCTACCATGGGGGGCATGATTTTGACCTCGATGCGTCAGCTTTTTTGACAGATGAAAATAGTAGAGTCATCCATGATACGGACTTTATTTTTTACAATAACCTTGTTCATACTTCTGGTGCGGTTGAGCATACCGGAGATAATCGTACGGGGGAAGGAGATGGGGATGATGAACAAATCAAAATTGATTTTAGTAAAGTTCCCCCCCATGTTCACCGGATTGCGATTACAGTAACGATTCATGACGCAGAAGCGAGAAACCAAAATTTTGGGCAAGTTTCAAATGCGTTTGCCAGGGTTGTGGATGAAGAAAGTAATCGAGAGGTCTTGCGTTTTGATCTTGGTGAAGACTTCTCAGTAGAAACAGCCGTCGTCATTTGCGAGCTTTACCGACACAATGGTGATTGGAAATTCAACGCTGTAGGTAGTGGCTTTGCTGGCGGGTTGGCTGCTCTCTGCAAAAATTTTGGATTAGAAGTTTAA
- a CDS encoding thymidylate synthase codes for MKQYLELCEHVLKNGTVKGDRTGTGTISTFGYQMRFNLEDGFPLITTKKLHLKSIIYELLWFLKGETNVRYLQENGVRIWNEWADENGELGPVYGHQWRSWTGADGKTVDQISELITQIKTSPNSRRLLVNAWNVAEIDQMALPPCHCMFQFYVADGKLSCQLYQRSADVFLGVPFNIASYALLTLMIAQVCELQPGEFVHTFGDVHIYQNHLEQVKLQLGREPKKLPTMKINPNVKDIFSFEYEDFTLEGYEAHPHIKGVVSV; via the coding sequence GTGAAGCAATATTTAGAGCTATGTGAACACGTACTAAAAAATGGCACCGTAAAAGGGGACAGAACAGGAACTGGAACGATCAGTACCTTTGGTTATCAAATGAGGTTTAATTTAGAGGATGGATTTCCACTAATAACTACAAAAAAACTACATCTTAAATCGATAATATATGAATTACTTTGGTTTTTAAAAGGTGAAACCAATGTGCGCTATTTGCAGGAAAATGGAGTACGGATATGGAACGAATGGGCAGATGAAAATGGAGAGTTAGGTCCTGTATATGGTCATCAGTGGCGTTCATGGACTGGTGCAGACGGGAAAACAGTTGACCAAATTAGTGAGCTTATTACCCAAATAAAAACAAGTCCAAACTCTAGAAGATTATTGGTTAACGCCTGGAATGTAGCCGAAATTGATCAGATGGCACTGCCACCGTGTCATTGTATGTTTCAATTTTATGTGGCTGATGGTAAATTATCTTGTCAGTTATACCAGCGTTCAGCAGATGTATTTCTTGGGGTCCCATTTAATATTGCTTCCTATGCACTTTTGACATTAATGATTGCACAAGTGTGTGAGTTACAGCCTGGCGAATTTGTTCACACATTTGGAGATGTTCATATCTATCAAAACCATCTAGAACAAGTTAAACTTCAATTAGGAAGAGAACCGAAGAAGCTTCCAACAATGAAAATTAATCCAAATGTCAAAGATATTTTCTCATTTGAATATGAAGATTTTACATTAGAAGGGTATGAAGCCCATCCACACATCAAAGGAGTTGTCAGTGTATGA
- a CDS encoding dihydrofolate reductase → MISFIVAMDENRTIGKENQLPWHLPEDLKFFKKVTMGHPIAMGRKTHESIGRALPGRENIVITRQEGYQSDGCTVFYSVDDFVKYSKEVNDEVFVIGGAEIFRETFPFVDCLYLTLIHETFVGDTYFPEFDLSQWELTSCEKGPRNEKNPFDYEFRVYKRKVY, encoded by the coding sequence ATGATTTCCTTTATAGTAGCAATGGACGAGAATAGAACGATTGGGAAAGAAAATCAATTACCCTGGCATTTGCCTGAGGACTTAAAATTTTTTAAGAAAGTGACCATGGGACATCCTATCGCAATGGGAAGAAAAACACATGAATCCATAGGACGTGCATTACCAGGCAGGGAGAACATAGTAATTACCCGTCAGGAAGGGTATCAAAGTGATGGATGCACTGTGTTTTACTCGGTTGATGATTTTGTAAAATATAGCAAAGAAGTAAACGATGAAGTATTCGTAATAGGAGGCGCAGAAATTTTTCGCGAAACATTCCCCTTTGTTGACTGTTTGTACCTTACACTAATCCATGAAACATTTGTCGGAGACACATACTTTCCTGAATTTGACTTAAGTCAATGGGAGCTTACATCGTGTGAAAAAGGACCGCGAAATGAAAAAAATCCTTTTGACTATGAATTTAGGGTTTATAAAAGGAAGGTATATTGA
- the tatA gene encoding twin-arginine translocase TatA/TatE family subunit: MFSNIGVPGLILILTLALIIFGPKKLPEIGKAFGQTLKEFKKSTRELTDDVMKDIDEEKKNLTK, encoded by the coding sequence ATGTTTTCAAATATCGGAGTACCTGGACTTATTTTGATCTTAACACTTGCACTTATTATTTTCGGACCGAAGAAGCTCCCTGAAATAGGGAAAGCATTTGGTCAAACATTAAAAGAATTTAAAAAGTCGACACGCGAACTTACTGACGATGTAATGAAGGATATTGACGAAGAAAAGAAAAACTTGACAAAATAA
- the tatC gene encoding twin-arginine translocase subunit TatC — protein sequence MEDKELNLVDHLEELRKRIIISALAFIVFFAIGFIYVDDIYKWFVRDLEVKLMVLGPSDIIWIYFMLATVVAVAGTIPVLALQIWLFVKPALRPVERRITLSYVPALFFLFLIGLSFGYFVIFPMVLKFLVNIGGDMFVTNFTADRYFSFIMNMTLPFGVLFELPVVVMFLTSLGIINPFVLAKIRKYAYFVLIIIAVVITPPDFMSDFVVTLPLLLLYEISINLSKFVYRKRLKKQQEDELIEA from the coding sequence ATGGAAGATAAAGAATTAAATTTAGTTGATCACTTGGAAGAACTTCGAAAGCGGATTATCATTTCCGCACTTGCTTTTATTGTCTTTTTTGCCATCGGTTTTATATATGTGGATGATATTTATAAATGGTTCGTTCGTGATCTTGAAGTGAAATTAATGGTACTTGGACCAAGTGACATTATTTGGATTTATTTTATGTTAGCAACTGTTGTAGCAGTTGCTGGGACGATACCCGTTCTCGCATTGCAAATATGGTTGTTTGTAAAACCCGCTTTAAGACCAGTAGAAAGAAGAATCACGCTTTCATACGTCCCAGCCTTATTCTTTTTGTTTTTAATTGGTCTATCATTTGGTTATTTTGTCATTTTTCCAATGGTTCTTAAGTTTTTAGTGAATATTGGTGGCGATATGTTTGTTACCAATTTTACCGCCGACCGCTATTTTAGTTTTATTATGAATATGACACTTCCATTTGGGGTGTTGTTTGAACTTCCAGTTGTAGTTATGTTTTTAACCTCACTCGGAATTATTAATCCGTTTGTCTTAGCAAAAATTCGAAAGTATGCATACTTTGTACTTATTATCATTGCAGTGGTAATTACACCGCCTGACTTTATGTCTGACTTTGTTGTTACCCTGCCATTGCTGCTATTATACGAAATCAGTATTAATCTTTCGAAGTTCGTTTACCGAAAACGGTTGAAGAAACAACAAGAAGATGAATTAATAGAAGCATAG